The following are encoded in a window of Aerococcus sanguinicola genomic DNA:
- the ftsY gene encoding signal recognition particle-docking protein FtsY — MGLFDRIKKAFTGEDPIVTDKQDTAEEKEEQIVFEKYDKGVEKTRKTFSERINELFAGFREVDEDFFDDLEETLISSDVGFDMTIALSDAVREEIQLKNARSGEEVKNTVVEKMIEIYDKGESPEVEINESQTDDPTVMLFVGVNGVGKTTTIGKLAYQLKAKGKKVLLVAGDTFRAGAVEQLEEWAHRVDVPIVLGRDQGDPASVVFDGVKRAKAEGFDYLLVDTAGRLQNKANLMAELEKMNRVIQREIPDGPHETLLVLDATTGQNALQQAKEFAKVVNITGIILTKMDGTGKGGVIFAIRYELDIPVKFIGLGEQLDDLQKFDPEQFIYQMVRDVVEVQ; from the coding sequence ATGGGATTATTTGATCGCATTAAGAAAGCCTTCACTGGGGAAGACCCCATTGTTACGGACAAGCAAGATACAGCCGAAGAAAAAGAGGAGCAGATAGTCTTTGAGAAGTATGACAAAGGGGTTGAAAAGACCCGGAAGACCTTCTCAGAGCGGATTAATGAGCTCTTTGCGGGCTTCAGAGAAGTGGATGAAGACTTCTTCGATGACCTGGAAGAGACCCTGATTTCCAGCGACGTGGGCTTCGACATGACCATCGCCCTGTCGGATGCCGTCCGCGAAGAAATCCAGTTGAAGAATGCCCGGTCCGGTGAAGAAGTTAAAAACACCGTGGTCGAAAAGATGATTGAGATCTACGACAAGGGGGAAAGCCCTGAAGTTGAAATCAATGAAAGTCAGACGGACGATCCGACCGTGATGCTCTTTGTGGGCGTGAACGGGGTCGGCAAGACCACTACTATCGGGAAACTGGCTTATCAATTAAAGGCCAAGGGTAAGAAAGTCCTCCTCGTGGCCGGCGATACCTTCCGGGCCGGGGCCGTGGAACAGCTCGAAGAATGGGCGCACCGGGTGGACGTGCCGATTGTCTTGGGCCGCGACCAGGGCGACCCTGCCTCTGTTGTCTTCGATGGCGTCAAGCGGGCCAAGGCAGAGGGCTTCGACTATCTCTTGGTGGATACGGCGGGGCGCCTCCAGAACAAGGCCAATCTGATGGCGGAATTGGAGAAGATGAACCGGGTCATCCAGCGGGAAATTCCTGATGGCCCCCACGAAACCCTCTTGGTCCTCGATGCCACAACCGGGCAGAATGCCCTCCAACAAGCCAAGGAGTTTGCCAAGGTGGTTAATATCACGGGCATTATCCTGACGAAGATGGACGGGACCGGCAAGGGGGGCGTGATTTTCGCGATCCGCTATGAGTTGGATATTCCGGTGAAGTTTATTGGCCTGGGCGAGCAGCTGGATGACCTGCAGAAGTTCGATCCGGAGCAGTTTATCTACCAGATGGTGCGTGATGTGGTGGAAGTGCAATAG
- a CDS encoding Cof-type HAD-IIB family hydrolase, protein MKALVAIDLDGTLLNPDKEVSAANRQAIQEALAAGVEIVICTGRPLAAIEAILQEVGLDSADHYSVTYNGGLVVANRGQEVLFEASLTREDLARIYPVLHDLDLPLEAVSRNRVYQLPYPTDYPGHYGDARDFLPTEKVSLEDLDDNLTFPKLVVATEADHLDAQIPKLPPAFYRDYSLIHSVPEELEFMAQGIDKGKALGVLADRLAYQKDQVYAIGDERNDAAMFAYAGMGIAMANSHPDILAQADLTTRSNREDGVAYALREFILKKPGDLIQ, encoded by the coding sequence ATGAAAGCACTCGTGGCCATTGATCTGGACGGCACCTTACTCAATCCCGACAAGGAGGTGAGTGCGGCCAACCGCCAGGCCATCCAAGAGGCCCTGGCTGCCGGTGTCGAGATAGTGATTTGCACCGGCCGCCCCTTAGCGGCCATTGAAGCCATTCTCCAAGAAGTTGGCCTGGATAGCGCCGACCACTACAGCGTCACCTACAATGGGGGACTGGTGGTTGCCAACCGCGGCCAGGAAGTTCTCTTCGAAGCCTCCTTGACTAGGGAAGACCTGGCAAGGATTTACCCAGTCCTCCACGACTTGGACCTGCCCCTAGAAGCAGTCAGCCGCAACCGGGTCTACCAGCTGCCCTATCCAACAGACTATCCGGGACACTATGGGGATGCCCGCGACTTCCTACCGACTGAGAAAGTTAGCCTGGAAGATCTTGACGACAACCTGACCTTCCCCAAGCTGGTGGTCGCCACAGAAGCTGACCACCTGGACGCCCAAATCCCCAAGCTGCCCCCAGCCTTTTACCGAGACTATTCCCTTATCCATTCGGTGCCTGAAGAGTTGGAATTTATGGCCCAGGGGATCGACAAGGGCAAGGCCCTAGGTGTTTTGGCCGACCGACTGGCTTACCAGAAGGACCAGGTTTATGCCATCGGTGACGAGCGTAACGACGCCGCTATGTTCGCCTATGCCGGAATGGGGATTGCCATGGCCAACAGCCACCCCGACATCCTGGCCCAGGCCGATCTCACCACCCGGTCCAATCGTGAAGACGGGGTCGCCTATGCCCTTAGAGAATTTATTTTAAAAAAACCAGGAGACTTGATACAATAA
- the smc gene encoding chromosome segregation protein SMC → MYLKLIELTGFKSFAEKTRIELDRGFTAIVGPNGSGKSNITEAIKWVLGEQSAKSLRGKRMDDVIFAGSEAKRKAQYAEVTLTFNNEDRVLAIDQDEVSISRRYTRSGEATYMINRRQCRLKDITELMLDTGVGRDSFSIISQGRVEAIFTQKAEERRGIFEEAAGVMKYKSRKVEAERKLARAEDNLNRIEDILSEVAGQFEPLEDQRNVALKYQATKQELSEIEIALTSVQVETLSEQWQVAQRDLEECKDQVNQLKADLKTYQDQADQVQSQEEAKEDQVNQLQTDYVDTVQKTEKLQGKIRLYQEKQDFHQRDQSSQQNFLAELDQGIQEAKQEVESLSLHVDRVRQDYADQEKEHQRLNQALEELTAGQAELLETKRNDYIDALQAQARYDNEQKEITKESDRLKDQLARYQKDQEAKQAQYDKLTKDREDRNQAYQDKKKSTEDLLNNYQELAQEAKTYQADLEAADQAYRQAHERMIQVQARLTSLEDLEESHAGFFYGVKNALGMKDRISGIHGAVADLIQVDPTYTAAVETALGGGLQNIVTADAKVASQVIQALKKERGGRATFLPLAVIRPRQLSQQVLNQAQSCPGYVGVLADLVTYESTYRAVMMNLMGTTLVADNLDNARQMAAKLGQRQRIVTLEGDIIHAGGSMTGGQQKQDKSGLLSRKQEIDRLQVEEAELAKAQSQSQADRQAVQTKGQAILDQMEAVKEAGSESRLKEQELKQALDQVDRDLKNLAADLDLVKMDQATAKDQIQELDQQAGELDQKSKDQAEAVQELKASIERMNLSESDRAQRLQDFQAELRQFESQFAVLAEQKKQAEKDYQAAQATLKQKEKDQVQTKQALADLDQELSEHSGQAERYQADYQAAKAQLKEVDQALKAARQARKDLQKESQALSQKQQALNDQLQEALGQQAKLGATVSRYEVSIDNHLDHLREEYGLTYERAREISQLDMSMEAASTKVRQLKQTIEDLGPVNLAAIKDYEEVKERHDFMTKQWEDADQAKTNLYQTIQGIDQEVTERFKVTFEAIRDAFETVFPKLFGGGKATLVLTDPDDLLNTGVEIMAQPPGKHLQLLSLLSGGERALTAIALLFAILHVKTIPFTILDEVEAALDDANVRRYGQYLQNFSKENQFIVITHRKGTMEAANVLYGVTMQESGISKLASVSLADFDAEALEEGKESRDESTRGH, encoded by the coding sequence GTGTATTTAAAGTTAATCGAATTGACCGGCTTTAAGTCCTTTGCGGAGAAGACCCGGATTGAATTGGACCGGGGCTTTACAGCCATTGTCGGCCCTAATGGTTCGGGCAAGTCCAATATTACCGAGGCCATTAAGTGGGTGCTTGGCGAACAATCAGCCAAGTCCCTGCGCGGCAAGCGGATGGATGACGTGATCTTCGCTGGCTCGGAGGCCAAGCGCAAGGCCCAGTATGCCGAAGTGACCTTGACCTTCAACAATGAAGACCGGGTCCTAGCCATTGACCAGGACGAAGTCTCCATCAGCCGCCGCTATACCCGGTCCGGGGAAGCCACTTACATGATCAACCGCCGCCAGTGCCGGCTCAAGGACATCACGGAATTGATGCTGGATACCGGTGTGGGCCGGGATTCCTTTTCCATTATCTCCCAAGGCCGGGTGGAGGCGATTTTCACCCAGAAGGCGGAAGAGCGGCGGGGGATCTTCGAAGAGGCAGCTGGCGTGATGAAGTACAAGAGTCGCAAGGTCGAGGCTGAGCGCAAGTTAGCCCGGGCCGAGGACAATCTCAACCGGATTGAAGATATTTTAAGCGAGGTGGCGGGCCAGTTCGAACCCTTGGAGGACCAGCGCAATGTCGCCCTCAAGTACCAGGCGACCAAGCAGGAGCTTTCGGAGATTGAGATCGCCCTGACCAGCGTCCAGGTGGAGACCCTGTCCGAGCAGTGGCAGGTGGCCCAGCGCGACCTGGAGGAGTGTAAGGACCAAGTCAACCAGCTCAAGGCCGACCTGAAGACCTACCAGGACCAAGCTGACCAGGTCCAGAGCCAGGAAGAAGCCAAGGAGGACCAGGTCAACCAGCTCCAGACGGACTATGTGGATACGGTCCAAAAGACCGAGAAGCTCCAAGGGAAGATCCGCCTCTACCAGGAGAAGCAGGACTTCCACCAGCGCGACCAGTCCAGCCAGCAGAATTTCTTAGCTGAACTCGACCAGGGCATCCAGGAAGCCAAGCAGGAAGTCGAAAGCCTGAGCCTCCATGTGGACCGGGTGCGCCAGGACTATGCCGACCAGGAAAAGGAACACCAGCGGCTCAACCAGGCCCTGGAGGAATTGACTGCCGGCCAGGCCGAGCTTTTGGAGACTAAGCGCAATGACTACATCGACGCCCTCCAGGCCCAGGCCCGCTACGATAACGAACAAAAAGAAATCACTAAGGAAAGCGACCGGCTCAAAGACCAATTGGCCCGCTACCAGAAGGACCAGGAAGCTAAACAGGCCCAGTACGATAAGCTGACCAAAGACCGGGAAGACCGCAACCAGGCCTACCAGGACAAAAAGAAATCGACTGAAGACTTGCTCAACAACTACCAAGAACTCGCCCAAGAGGCTAAGACCTACCAGGCCGACTTGGAAGCGGCTGACCAAGCCTACCGCCAGGCCCATGAGCGGATGATCCAGGTCCAAGCCCGGCTGACCAGTCTGGAAGACTTGGAAGAGAGCCATGCCGGTTTCTTCTACGGGGTGAAGAATGCCCTGGGAATGAAAGACCGGATTTCTGGCATCCACGGGGCTGTCGCTGACCTCATCCAAGTCGATCCCACCTATACAGCAGCGGTCGAAACCGCCCTGGGAGGGGGCCTACAAAATATCGTGACGGCGGATGCCAAGGTGGCCAGCCAGGTTATCCAAGCCTTGAAGAAAGAGCGGGGAGGACGGGCGACCTTCCTCCCGCTGGCTGTTATCCGGCCCCGCCAGCTCAGCCAACAAGTCCTAAACCAGGCCCAGTCCTGCCCCGGCTATGTGGGCGTTTTGGCAGACCTGGTCACTTATGAATCGACCTACCGCGCTGTCATGATGAATCTCATGGGAACGACCCTAGTGGCCGATAACTTGGACAATGCCCGGCAGATGGCGGCCAAGCTCGGCCAGCGCCAACGGATTGTTACCCTGGAAGGCGATATCATCCATGCCGGCGGGTCGATGACCGGGGGCCAGCAGAAGCAGGACAAGAGCGGCCTCCTCTCCCGTAAGCAGGAGATCGACCGCCTGCAAGTGGAAGAAGCAGAGCTGGCTAAGGCCCAAAGTCAGAGCCAGGCCGACCGCCAGGCTGTCCAGACCAAGGGCCAAGCCATTCTAGACCAAATGGAAGCGGTCAAGGAAGCCGGCAGCGAGAGCCGCTTGAAGGAGCAAGAGCTCAAGCAGGCCCTGGATCAAGTCGACCGGGATTTGAAAAACTTAGCAGCCGACCTGGACCTGGTCAAGATGGACCAAGCCACTGCCAAGGACCAAATCCAAGAACTGGACCAGCAGGCAGGCGAGCTTGACCAGAAGTCGAAAGACCAGGCTGAGGCGGTCCAAGAGCTCAAGGCTAGTATCGAGCGGATGAATTTATCCGAGTCGGACCGGGCCCAGCGCCTCCAGGACTTCCAAGCCGAACTTCGCCAGTTTGAGAGCCAGTTCGCCGTCTTAGCTGAGCAGAAGAAGCAGGCTGAGAAGGACTACCAGGCCGCCCAAGCGACCCTCAAGCAAAAGGAAAAAGACCAGGTCCAAACCAAGCAGGCCCTGGCTGACCTGGACCAAGAATTGAGCGAGCACAGTGGCCAGGCTGAGCGCTACCAGGCCGACTACCAAGCGGCTAAAGCCCAGCTCAAGGAAGTCGACCAAGCTCTCAAGGCAGCCCGCCAAGCCCGCAAAGACCTCCAAAAAGAAAGCCAAGCATTGAGTCAAAAACAACAAGCTTTAAACGACCAGCTCCAGGAAGCCCTGGGCCAACAAGCCAAGCTCGGCGCGACCGTTTCCCGCTACGAGGTCTCTATCGACAATCACTTGGACCACCTGCGGGAAGAATACGGCCTGACCTATGAGCGGGCCCGGGAGATCAGCCAGCTGGACATGTCCATGGAGGCTGCCTCGACCAAGGTCCGCCAGCTCAAGCAGACCATTGAAGACCTGGGGCCCGTTAACTTGGCAGCTATCAAGGACTATGAAGAGGTCAAGGAGCGCCATGACTTCATGACCAAGCAGTGGGAGGACGCTGACCAGGCCAAGACCAACCTCTACCAGACCATTCAGGGGATTGACCAAGAAGTTACCGAACGCTTCAAAGTGACCTTTGAAGCTATCCGCGATGCCTTTGAAACGGTCTTTCCCAAACTCTTTGGCGGGGGCAAGGCCACCCTGGTCCTCACCGATCCCGATGACCTCTTGAATACGGGGGTCGAAATCATGGCCCAGCCCCCTGGCAAGCACCTCCAGCTCCTCAGCCTCCTATCAGGCGGGGAGCGGGCCCTGACCGCCATTGCCTTGCTCTTTGCCATCCTCCATGTCAAGACCATCCCCTTCACCATCCTGGATGAGGTGGAGGCTGCCTTGGACGATGCCAATGTCCGCCGCTACGGCCAGTACCTACAGAATTTTTCCAAAGAAAACCAATTTATCGTCATTACCCACCGCAAGGGCACCATGGAGGCCGCCAATGTCCTCTATGGGGTGACCATGCAGGAATCGGGAATCTCCAAGCTGGCCTCGGTCAGCCTGGCAGACTTTGACGCGGAAGCACTTGAAGAAGGAAAGGAGTCTCGTGATGAAAGCACTCGTGGCCATTGA
- the rnc gene encoding ribonuclease III, which produces MNFDAIKDLFSSQFGLEIQNLAYYETAFTHSSYVNEKKREDLNDNERIEFLGDAVIELLVSNYLYAHYPELREGDLSRFRARIVCEESLSKRCVELGLDRLIRLGKGEEANGGRKRPGLLCDLYEAVCGAVYKDLGLEAVEVILADNIYPKIKAGRFDRQMDPKTALQEELQKNGEINLSYDLLEESGPAHNRVFRMAVSLDGQVIGEGQGQSKKAAQQAAAQEALDQLAKKDQ; this is translated from the coding sequence ATGAATTTTGATGCGATTAAGGACTTATTTTCCAGCCAATTCGGTTTAGAAATCCAGAATTTGGCTTATTATGAAACAGCCTTCACCCATTCCAGCTATGTGAATGAGAAGAAGCGCGAAGACCTGAATGACAATGAACGAATTGAATTCTTAGGAGATGCAGTGATTGAGCTCCTCGTCTCCAACTACCTCTATGCCCACTATCCCGAACTCCGCGAAGGTGATCTCTCCCGCTTCCGGGCCCGGATTGTCTGCGAAGAGAGCCTGTCCAAGCGCTGTGTGGAACTGGGCTTGGACCGCTTGATCCGCCTGGGCAAGGGGGAAGAAGCTAACGGCGGGCGAAAGCGTCCCGGCCTCCTCTGCGACCTCTACGAAGCGGTCTGCGGGGCGGTCTACAAGGACCTGGGCCTGGAAGCTGTCGAAGTGATCCTAGCCGACAATATCTACCCCAAGATCAAGGCCGGGCGCTTTGACCGTCAAATGGACCCTAAGACGGCCCTCCAGGAAGAATTACAGAAGAATGGTGAGATCAACCTCTCCTATGACCTACTTGAAGAGAGCGGACCAGCCCACAACCGGGTCTTCCGCATGGCTGTATCGCTCGACGGCCAAGTCATCGGGGAGGGCCAGGGCCAGTCCAAGAAGGCCGCCCAACAAGCGGCGGCCCAAGAAGCCTTAGACCAACTCGCAAAGAAAGACCAGTAG
- a CDS encoding acyl carrier protein — protein sequence MEVELKVFQMIIDRYGVEAERVSRDLSFTDDLGADSLDVVELIMELEDIFGIQIPDDKVESIETVGDVLDYIRDNVPSAEDKA from the coding sequence ATGGAAGTGGAGTTAAAAGTCTTTCAAATGATCATTGACCGCTACGGAGTGGAAGCCGAACGCGTCAGCCGGGACCTGTCCTTCACTGACGATCTCGGCGCCGACTCCCTTGACGTGGTGGAATTGATTATGGAACTCGAAGACATCTTCGGCATCCAGATCCCCGATGACAAAGTGGAGTCGATTGAAACGGTGGGGGATGTCCTCGATTACATCCGCGATAATGTCCCCTCAGCCGAAGATAAAGCCTGA
- the plsX gene encoding phosphate acyltransferase PlsX yields MRIAIDAMGGDHAPEVPLRGALKAAQEYPDLEIQLYGQTEALAAYLPDNLPANLQIVEAEEVIGTAEEPVKALRQKKKSSMVLGLKAVRKDQADAFISAGNSGALMAGALMQVGRMKGISRPAFLVNMPCFTDFNKSWVLIDGGANVDNKPAHLHQYAIMGSAYMAAVKGIDQARIGLLNNGKEAGKGNQLTQAAYELLSQEETINFIGNVEPSEVLNDACDVVVADGFAANMVLKSLEGASKAFVTLLSDTLKTASWKSKVAGLLVKEDLKTAFAGLNSDNIGAGVVFGVKQPVLKCHGSAKDDAFYYAILQARQMVSSQLYDQLAQDFEALAQREKEED; encoded by the coding sequence ATGAGAATTGCAATTGATGCCATGGGCGGCGACCACGCCCCAGAAGTTCCTCTGAGAGGCGCCCTCAAGGCTGCCCAGGAATACCCAGACTTAGAGATTCAACTATACGGCCAGACGGAGGCCCTAGCTGCCTATCTGCCCGACAACCTGCCGGCTAACCTCCAAATCGTCGAGGCAGAGGAAGTCATCGGTACTGCTGAAGAACCCGTCAAGGCCCTGCGCCAGAAGAAAAAATCTTCCATGGTTCTCGGCTTAAAGGCCGTGCGCAAGGACCAGGCCGACGCCTTTATCTCAGCCGGCAATTCGGGCGCTCTGATGGCCGGAGCCCTCATGCAGGTGGGGCGGATGAAAGGGATTAGCCGGCCCGCCTTCCTGGTCAACATGCCCTGCTTTACAGACTTCAACAAGTCCTGGGTCCTGATCGACGGGGGCGCTAATGTGGACAACAAGCCGGCCCACCTCCACCAATACGCCATCATGGGCTCGGCCTACATGGCGGCGGTCAAGGGGATTGACCAGGCCCGGATCGGTCTTTTGAACAATGGCAAGGAAGCCGGCAAGGGCAACCAGCTCACCCAGGCGGCCTATGAGCTCCTCAGCCAGGAAGAGACGATCAATTTCATCGGCAATGTGGAACCCAGCGAGGTCCTCAACGATGCCTGCGATGTGGTCGTGGCAGATGGTTTTGCGGCCAACATGGTCCTCAAGAGCCTGGAAGGTGCCAGCAAGGCCTTCGTGACCCTCTTGTCCGATACCTTGAAGACGGCCTCCTGGAAGAGCAAGGTCGCTGGCCTCTTAGTCAAGGAAGACCTCAAAACTGCCTTTGCGGGCCTCAACTCCGATAATATTGGGGCTGGAGTGGTCTTCGGCGTCAAGCAGCCGGTCCTCAAATGCCACGGCTCAGCAAAGGACGACGCCTTTTACTATGCCATCCTCCAAGCCCGGCAGATGGTTTCTAGCCAGCTTTACGACCAACTAGCCCAAGACTTTGAAGCTTTAGCCCAAAGAGAGAAAGAGGAAGATTGA
- the recG gene encoding ATP-dependent DNA helicase RecG: MMSSLSDPVTKIPGVGPKTADRLEKIGIVTVKDLLYHFPFRYEDLSVEDVAELEDGQKATVMGRVTTPAVIDYFRGKKGSRLTFTLAVQHEVLRVVFFYQPYLKDKVKVGEDLVVYGKFDANRQQMIGQRIIDLAQSDDLSEQASVYRLTSGLSQKQLVTYIRQAWELYADQIEEVLPDELREKYGLVTHRQALEWMHFPADGEASRQARYQIKYQEFFLYILRIQWRKLVKRRSEQGIAIAYDNQALVRFIQSIPFELTQGQKEVVNEICADLRQPYQMNRLLQGDVGSGKTVVAFIALMAAVYGGYQGAFMVPTEILADQHYQSAQSLLPPDLKLACLTGSTKAADRRQILDDLANEDLDLLIGTHALIQDEVDFAQLGFIIIDEQHRFGVKQRARLIEKGKWALPNVLYMTATPIPRTLEITTMGDMDVSKLKELPSGRQPITTTWLRPSQEETALDQLEGELRLGHQAYIICPLIAESETQEAQNAEEIYQRFCTYFAGRFQVGLLHGKMSNEEKDQAMADFQEQRSQVLVATTVVEVGVNVPNATFMMILDADRFGLAQLHQLRGRVGRGDAPSYCVLIADPRTENGRERMAIMTQSTDGFYLSQADLELRGAGDYFGTKQSGLPSFKLADPLADATILEAARQDVGYFMPYLETHAGQYPQLLAYLKALDQDVQA, encoded by the coding sequence ATGATGTCAAGTCTTTCCGATCCGGTGACAAAGATCCCAGGGGTAGGCCCCAAGACGGCCGACCGCCTGGAAAAAATTGGAATTGTAACGGTGAAAGACTTGCTCTACCACTTCCCTTTTCGCTATGAGGACCTCTCGGTGGAGGATGTGGCCGAACTGGAGGATGGGCAGAAGGCGACAGTCATGGGCCGGGTCACAACGCCCGCTGTGATCGATTATTTTCGCGGCAAAAAGGGCAGCCGGCTGACCTTCACCCTGGCCGTCCAGCACGAGGTCTTGCGGGTGGTCTTCTTCTACCAGCCCTATCTCAAGGACAAGGTCAAGGTAGGGGAGGACTTGGTGGTCTACGGCAAGTTCGACGCCAACCGCCAGCAGATGATTGGCCAGCGGATTATTGACCTGGCCCAGTCCGATGACCTGAGCGAACAAGCCTCGGTCTACCGGCTGACGTCGGGGCTCTCACAGAAGCAGCTCGTGACTTATATCCGTCAGGCCTGGGAGCTCTACGCTGACCAGATTGAAGAAGTCCTGCCCGATGAATTGCGGGAGAAATATGGCCTAGTGACCCACCGCCAAGCTCTGGAGTGGATGCACTTTCCAGCGGATGGGGAGGCTTCTCGCCAGGCCCGCTACCAGATCAAGTACCAGGAATTCTTCCTCTATATCCTCCGCATCCAATGGCGCAAGCTGGTCAAGCGCCGGTCTGAACAAGGCATTGCCATCGCTTACGACAACCAGGCCCTGGTCCGCTTTATCCAGTCCATCCCCTTTGAACTCACCCAGGGGCAAAAAGAAGTGGTCAATGAGATCTGCGCCGACCTCCGCCAGCCCTATCAGATGAACCGCCTCCTCCAGGGGGATGTGGGGAGCGGGAAAACGGTCGTGGCCTTCATTGCCTTGATGGCGGCCGTCTACGGGGGCTACCAGGGGGCTTTTATGGTGCCTACCGAAATCCTGGCCGACCAGCACTACCAGTCGGCCCAGAGCCTCCTGCCTCCTGACCTTAAGCTGGCCTGCCTGACGGGCTCGACCAAGGCCGCCGACCGCCGGCAGATTCTTGACGACCTGGCCAATGAAGACCTGGATCTCTTGATTGGGACCCATGCCCTGATCCAGGACGAGGTCGACTTTGCCCAGCTCGGCTTTATTATTATCGATGAGCAGCACCGCTTCGGGGTCAAGCAGCGGGCCCGCCTGATCGAGAAGGGCAAGTGGGCCTTACCTAATGTCCTCTACATGACGGCAACGCCTATCCCGAGGACCCTGGAGATCACCACCATGGGCGACATGGACGTCTCCAAGCTCAAGGAGCTGCCCAGCGGCCGCCAGCCCATCACCACGACTTGGCTGCGGCCCAGCCAGGAAGAGACGGCCCTGGACCAATTGGAAGGGGAGCTTCGATTGGGCCACCAGGCTTATATCATCTGCCCCCTGATTGCGGAATCGGAGACCCAGGAAGCCCAGAACGCTGAAGAGATCTACCAGCGCTTTTGCACTTACTTTGCGGGCCGCTTCCAGGTGGGCCTCCTCCATGGTAAAATGTCCAATGAGGAGAAGGACCAGGCCATGGCTGACTTCCAGGAACAAAGAAGCCAGGTCTTGGTGGCCACCACGGTGGTTGAGGTCGGGGTCAATGTCCCCAATGCGACCTTTATGATGATCCTGGATGCCGACCGCTTCGGCCTCGCCCAGCTCCACCAGTTGCGCGGGCGTGTGGGTCGGGGGGATGCTCCCTCCTACTGCGTCCTGATTGCCGACCCCCGTACCGAGAACGGTCGCGAGCGGATGGCCATCATGACCCAGTCGACAGACGGTTTCTACCTGAGCCAGGCTGACCTGGAGCTCCGGGGGGCGGGGGATTATTTTGGCACCAAGCAGAGTGGCCTGCCTAGCTTCAAGCTGGCCGATCCCCTAGCGGATGCGACCATCCTCGAAGCGGCCCGCCAGGATGTGGGCTACTTCATGCCCTATCTGGAGACCCACGCCGGGCAATACCCCCAACTCCTGGCCTATCTCAAGGCCCTGGACCAGGATGTTCAGGCCTAG
- a CDS encoding MsnO8 family LLM class oxidoreductase, with the protein MNGKQTNIGILDFIPRDKDTTATDAFDSSAQLIQYADQLQLKRYWFAEHHSTPSIFSSSPFLLTAHFASKTEQIRVGVGGAMVNNQSTYQMAEKIRTLQAMYLNRVDAGLGKSRSGDAMNDILDREFFQSDLTYEEKLQSTAAFLANSFPPGHPYANRLLIPHRVGDQPELFILAGSANNVQAAARMGFGLNYGLFINSDLKEAERAIADYRANFEPSAFFSQPRVIVSLYVVAAYDEKLLPALETAVDYWSLAFKFDKRSVYQLLSVDDAADFPFDQREKALLRANKNQKVVGTPKQVASQLQSLKKRLDCDEFMVLNQLPAHIYRKQLLEILSEIVI; encoded by the coding sequence ATGAACGGCAAGCAGACGAATATTGGGATTTTGGATTTTATTCCCCGGGACAAGGACACGACGGCGACGGATGCTTTTGATAGCTCGGCCCAGCTGATCCAGTACGCGGACCAGCTCCAGCTAAAGCGCTACTGGTTTGCGGAGCACCACAGTACACCGTCGATCTTTAGCTCGAGTCCTTTCTTGCTGACGGCGCACTTTGCCTCGAAGACCGAGCAGATCCGGGTGGGGGTTGGTGGCGCCATGGTCAATAACCAGTCGACCTATCAGATGGCGGAGAAGATCCGTACCCTCCAGGCCATGTACCTCAACCGCGTCGATGCCGGCCTAGGCAAGAGCCGATCTGGGGACGCTATGAATGACATCCTGGACCGGGAGTTCTTCCAGTCTGACTTGACCTATGAGGAGAAGCTCCAGTCGACGGCGGCTTTCTTGGCGAATTCTTTTCCGCCTGGCCATCCCTATGCCAACCGGCTCTTGATTCCCCACCGGGTGGGGGACCAGCCCGAGCTCTTTATCCTAGCCGGGAGTGCCAATAATGTCCAAGCAGCAGCGCGGATGGGTTTTGGTTTGAACTACGGCCTCTTTATCAACAGCGACCTTAAGGAAGCTGAGCGGGCCATTGCTGACTACCGGGCCAATTTTGAGCCCTCCGCCTTCTTCAGCCAGCCCCGGGTTATTGTGTCCCTATATGTGGTAGCGGCCTATGATGAGAAACTTCTGCCCGCCCTGGAGACGGCGGTTGACTATTGGAGCCTAGCCTTCAAGTTCGACAAGCGGTCGGTCTACCAGCTCCTCTCGGTCGATGATGCCGCCGATTTCCCCTTTGACCAGCGAGAAAAAGCTCTCTTGAGGGCGAATAAGAACCAAAAAGTCGTCGGGACGCCCAAACAGGTGGCCAGCCAGCTCCAGAGCTTGAAGAAGCGCTTGGACTGCGACGAATTCATGGTGCTCAACCAATTGCCGGCCCACATTTACCGCAAACAATTGCTGGAAATCTTGAGCGAGATAGTGATTTAA